TTAAGATTGCTAAAGAGTTTGCAGATAATTTCAAATATCACTTGGAGCAAGGAACTTGGCTTTGCTTTTTGGGTAATCCAGGAACAGGCAAAAGTCATCTGTGTTCAGCAATAATTCAAGAAGTGTGTAAACAAGGATATTCAGCTGTATTTACCAAAACATACCGATTGTTACAGTCTATAAAAGAATGTTGGAGGCGAGATGCACAAAAAACTGAAAGTGAAGTAATTTCTGAATTAGAAAAAATTGACCTGCTTTGTATTGATGAACTTTTTTCACAATTTATTTCAGAAGTTGATAAAAATTTATTGTTTCTAATATTGGATACAAAATATGAATCCAAAAAAACAGTAATTATGGCAAGTAATGAATCATTTCGGAACTTTGAAGAATTACTTGGCGAGAAAATGATTGACCGCATATATGAGTGTGGAAAATTTATTTGCTTTAATTGGCAATCCTATCGTAGAAAACAACGGATAAAACAAGCCCATCAATTATAAAGCGCAAGTGCCCGCAAATCTCTTCCAGTGAAGTTTCGCCTACCAACTAATTATATTCTATTAAAAAATCTGAAAAAGTAAATGCTGCGTTGATATATGCTAATTATTTTCTGGTGATTAGAACTTTTCAAGTGAAGTCTGTTGCCGTCATTAAATGAGATTTTCAAAAATGTTTTCAAAAGTCCCTTGACAAATCTGAAAAGTCTGATATAATTATATTAAGAAAAGTTTGCTTTTTTGAGATTGTTTTAGGTGTTTTTATTTGCAGATTTGATTTTGGTTTTTACGCAGTATAGAATACGTTAATAAACCGTATTCCCGAATTGGTAGTCTAAGCCATCGGTTAAGAGTTTTGCTGATTTTGTGGTGAATTTCTTAGTCGGTGGCTTTTATTTTGTTCAAATGATGTAGACAAATGAAGAAGGAGTGTAGATGATGAAAGATAAAACCTACCAGTGTCACGACTTGCATCTTTCGGCTTTCATTCGTGCAAAATTCCACCTTAATATCGTCAATATAATCCGTGATGGTAAACGAATAATATTTGAGTTTGATGTTAATAATAATTCAGATATCCAGAGTATATTGTGTGACTATTACAGTAATACTGCAGAAGTAAAAGTCAGAGATTTTGTTGACGAACTCAACCATTTGAAAAGTTTGATTTACAACTTTCAGGTTTCAAGAACTGTAAATGTAGATGTAAAAGGAGTTAGAAATGGGAACACAGGAAAATGAAAAACTTAATTACTTAAAGTCAGATAGGATAATAACTAATGATGTGCTTACGGGTAAGATTGAGTTTGATGAATTTGCTCTGTTGGAATGGTTAAAACTTATGGCTAATCCACATAGTGGTAGTTTATTGACTAATTATTCTGACATAGCACAAAATGT
The sequence above is drawn from the Elusimicrobiota bacterium genome and encodes:
- a CDS encoding ATP-binding protein, which encodes MNTEYPKNCKDKPPRPRIVCEICGGEIEYRWVEANTPLANIWQIKESSWCELGCMTCLENKNRIKLEQEEKRRFDEKVRRLITDSAIKKRFLNKSFENYELTEGQGQEKVFKIAKEFADNFKYHLEQGTWLCFLGNPGTGKSHLCSAIIQEVCKQGYSAVFTKTYRLLQSIKECWRRDAQKTESEVISELEKIDLLCIDELFSQFISEVDKNLLFLILDTKYESKKTVIMASNESFRNFEELLGEKMIDRIYECGKFICFNWQSYRRKQRIKQAHQL